The Atribacterota bacterium genome has a segment encoding these proteins:
- a CDS encoding radical SAM protein: MGINFNFAKKYAAEQIIKQALNYLEKDPEKNLPKVLELADKVARTEKHHEHIAAIRKSYNTNPAIRQFVRRLTMVAPSYKDGMIMNFFVNSALMGIPRQYELAKELQAAVPWTILIDPTSACNLSCTGCWAGKYKKSDSLDIDTIDRIIKEAKELGIYFIVLSGGEPTVYPDLFEIFRRHPDVGFMMYTNGTLIDDEMADKMLEAGNISPAISLEGFRESTDARRGEGTYDKIMAAMDRLHNRGIIFGISVTVTRQNADELFATDNFIDHMIDKGAIYGWSFHYIPIGKDTELEMMITPEQRAQLAYRVPEIRRKKPFFLADFWNDGTFTGGCIAGGRRYFHINAKGDVEPCAFVHFAVDNIKEKSLKEVLQNPLFRSYQKRQPFSKNMLAPCPIIDQPDALRSIVLESGAKPTHPGAETVLMGDIARFLDILSYNWQKASAPINKQRNKKTRKHQEKFEKVY; the protein is encoded by the coding sequence ATTTTGCCAAAAAATATGCTGCTGAGCAGATAATAAAACAGGCTCTTAATTATTTAGAAAAAGACCCGGAAAAAAATCTCCCGAAGGTATTGGAACTGGCTGATAAGGTTGCCCGCACTGAAAAACACCATGAACACATTGCTGCAATCAGAAAGTCCTATAATACCAATCCTGCTATCAGACAGTTTGTCAGGAGATTGACCATGGTAGCACCCAGCTATAAAGACGGGATGATTATGAACTTTTTTGTCAACTCCGCCTTAATGGGAATACCCAGGCAATACGAATTAGCTAAAGAGCTGCAAGCAGCAGTACCCTGGACTATCCTGATTGACCCTACCAGTGCCTGTAACCTGAGCTGTACCGGATGTTGGGCAGGTAAATACAAGAAGAGCGACAGTCTGGATATTGATACAATTGACAGGATAATTAAAGAAGCTAAAGAACTGGGAATCTACTTTATCGTACTCTCAGGTGGAGAACCCACTGTCTATCCGGATTTATTTGAAATATTCCGCAGACATCCTGATGTAGGGTTTATGATGTACACCAATGGCACCTTAATTGATGATGAGATGGCAGATAAGATGCTGGAGGCAGGCAATATCAGTCCGGCAATCAGTCTGGAGGGATTTCGCGAGTCTACCGATGCCCGCAGGGGAGAAGGTACTTATGATAAGATTATGGCTGCCATGGACCGACTGCACAACCGCGGCATTATCTTCGGCATCAGTGTCACTGTCACCAGACAAAACGCTGATGAGCTCTTTGCAACTGACAATTTTATTGACCATATGATTGACAAAGGGGCAATATACGGCTGGTCATTCCATTATATCCCTATCGGTAAAGATACAGAATTAGAAATGATGATTACACCTGAACAAAGAGCTCAACTGGCTTACAGGGTTCCTGAGATACGCAGAAAAAAACCCTTTTTCTTAGCTGATTTCTGGAATGACGGTACCTTTACAGGAGGATGTATAGCAGGGGGAAGAAGATATTTCCATATCAATGCCAAGGGTGATGTAGAGCCATGTGCATTTGTTCATTTTGCAGTAGACAATATAAAAGAAAAGAGTTTAAAAGAAGTATTACAGAATCCCTTATTCAGGTCTTATCAAAAAAGACAACCCTTTTCCAAGAATATGCTGGCACCCTGTCCTATAATAGACCAGCCTGATGCCTTACGTTCTATTGTCTTAGAGTCAGGAGCCAAACCTACACATCCGGGAGCAGAAACTGTCCTGATGGGAGATATTGCCAGATTTTTAGATATTCTTTCTTATAACTGGCAGAAAGCATCTGCACCAATTAATAAACAGAGAAATAAAAAGACAAGAAAACATCAGGAAAAGTTTGAGAAGGTATATTAA